TTCAAATAGAACTGAGTGAGTCTGACTTGTCCTGTTGTGGTTGCTCTACATGTGTTTCCGTGATGAACCTTATCGGTTATAAATTAATCCATGATGCTGCAGACTGTTGGTGAAACTTCCTCAGTGGACAGAGCGACCCGACCATAACAAGCCTCTCCTGATTGAATCTAAGTAAAGGAAGTTTTGAACAAGACTTTAGCAACTTCACTTGAAAGTTGCTTTCAAGTGTGTGCGTTGTCAAGACACGTAATGCTAGAAAACATGCATTGTGGGTGTTGAAATTCAGTTTGAGCTTTCGTAGACACAGCATCCCTGCATCTAACTACATGCCCATGTCCTGTTTCAGTCAAACGCAGTCACTTGGAATGCAAGATACTTAGCAACAAGAACAATTACATTAACACACAATATACAAGAATCTATAAAAACACTAAGGCACTTGAACTTGAGatttaacatttgaaatgtttatgattGTTGTCTCTTAAAGTAATTTGAAGACAAACACATGATGCCGCCGCTGCAGCACAGTCACGCGCCATTGCCTGAGACAGCTTTAAAATATACCCATGTTTCattaaaacaacttttaaaatgCTACATAATATCTTGCTGACTCACGCACATACACGCACAGAAGCACACTCTCCCAAATCCACAACACCTTTTGTAGGCTTGTTTAGGGTCCTGAAACAAGACCGGTGCCCCGATAGAAACCCCACTAAGACCTTAGTGTTGTGCTGTGGGGCTGTACAAAGGGTCTTGGAGACCCTTGCAGATCCCACTCTGTGACCGTAgcctatctctctatctctccaaAGTATTCCAGTGCCAACAGTGGCCAAGATCTTCCTAtgtagttttttttaatgtgatCTTAACACAAGCAACATAATAACGTTTATATGTGCGCAATCCTGAAGTTTACAGAgtagtgcaggaatgagtccgaaGCTCTGGACAtgagttagcatgttagcacacCTAAGCTCCCTCGTCttgaagttgtttttcaacgtATTTCTTGTTATATttccaaaataaggtctgcGGTTAAAACAAGACGAAGAGGTTTCCATGCTTTGTTTTACAACATAGAATACGTCAGTTAATATCACACTGGGGAGTGCGTTCGCACCGGACGCGGTATGGTTTTTGGGTCGCATCTCGTCCGGTCAAATCAATGTAAAGACGCAGATAGACGCGAGTTCAACTTTTTCAACTTTGCCGTCAAATTCACGTTAcgaaaaatatatgttattatgtaGAGATTATCATTCTGAATGGAACCTGTTAAGTATCATAAACATGTGTTTGCCACagagcttattttctgcaatattccaaaatccaatggaatAATCACGTTTGATATTTGTGGAGGGAGCCCCTGTGACGCTAACCTCCGGGTCGGCCTACGAAAACATGCACCACTGTATCAGCGCATCCACATAAAGCTGACTTGGCATTACTATAGTAGGTAGCTCACACCTCCATCGTCTGAGGAGGACGTATCTTTATCTGAGGACAGCTGTCGTCATGGTTACATTTACATTCTCAGAAAGCAAGATCAGTGTCTATGAGCCCTGCGGTGCCACGGGCTGACTTTTTGAAGAACAACCTgcccttcctcctcttcctcctcctcttcctcatcttcctcctcctcttcctccctatcTGTCATGCAGCGGTCTTCCTCTGTCCTTGTGTGTGCGTGACCCAGCAAGGTCCTAGTCCTGCTTTTCTGGCTTGACTTGTCCTTAACAACATCCAGGGAAGGCCCTGCCTCTCTCctatcatcttcttcttcctccccctcttcttcatcttcctcttcttcctcctcctcttcatcctcatcGTCATGCTCTTCTATTGCCACTGTCAGCCCTAACTTACTATGGCCAGCTAGCTGAAAGAAAGAGGAGTGCGGTGCAGACGGGCAGGTGGAGAGTGCTGCGTCGTACATGGAGAAAGGCAGGTGGAGGTAGTGTCCTGCAGCCGCCGCCGCTGCGTAGATGCAGCAGCACGTCTGGGCGGAGTCGGGGCGTAGATCCCCCTGCCCCGCACGGACCACCCGGAAGCGCTTACGGAAAGGAGGTCCGGCTTGGGGTGCTGAGCAGATGCGGGTGGGCACTGCTCCGTGGAGGGCCTGGTGGGAGGGGTTAGCGCTGGGGGCCGGGGGGCTGGGGCTGAAGGCGGCGTTTGGGGGGAAGCACCAGTCGGCGCTCTGGAGGAGGATCTCGGTCCGCAGGCGCCGGAGGAGGTTGTTCACGAGGACGGAGCGCCGGAGGAAGGCCTCGGGGTCGTCGATGAAGCGCATCTTCTCCAGGGAGAGGCGCAGCACGTGGGCGCGCTCCTCCAGCACCGGAGCAACCTGAGGACACGTTAGAGATAGAGCCCGGTCAGCTGATAGAAGATATAGAGTGAGTCTATCGCTAACCTAACTCTACCAATGTAGCACTACCAATGGCaacaagtacatttactcaactaTAGTACTTAAGTAATATTTTGCCTGACTTGTAACTGCTAATATACTAAGTATTTGACATAGTAAATTGGCCCCACATTGATAAGCTGCAACATTTAAATGATCCAACATGCATTTGTCATTTATAAAAACTGTATGATATCTATACCTTTTAATACATGAAGTACATTTTGCTCGTAatactggtacttctacttaagtCACAGTTTCAATGAGGGCTTTTACTTGATTTCTACTTAAGAAAAGGTtccgagtacttcttccaccaatgGGCACTACCTGTATAGCCCATCTGATGGGAGCAGTGTTGTATGCTTGCATGCAGATGTATACAATGTATGGTGCCCTTATACGTTCCCATACCTGAAACAAATATGTAAGTCATGCACAACAGAATTTTGATGACTCCTAAGTGTCTGTTATTTCTGTTCGGATGACTATAGAGGACACTTTGTAATCACATTACATCATATAGGACATGTTGGTGGAATATGATTTCTGACACAGTgacagtcaaaatgaatgatgACGAATGATACGGTATAATAGTAAGCAGTTTTGGCAGCTTTGACATTTTGTTGTAAGCTAAATTCACAGTAGAAAATGATACTGGAGTTATTTAAGAGTATTGTAATGAGGTCAGTTGGGATACACTGTGCACTGGGTGTAAgaacgtgtgtgtgtcaaaACGTACAGTCTGGCAGTACGTCCTGAAGCTGAAGGGCGGCTCATCCTCATCATCCACAAACTTCCTCTTGAAGTACGCAATCCTTGATACTGAGACGTGATCAGGAGCTCGTCTGCAGAGGGGGGCTGCAGACACAACGTACATTTAAGAGCTGTTAACAAGAGTGgtgtaaaaacaacataaatataTACTAGGCATCACACTAGCCTTTGAATGGAGAACACGTTTTGTTAACAGTCACCCTGGTTACGCTCGAGTTGAACATTAGAACCAATACAAGCCTAAGGACAGCCAGCTTTTCTAGAAGAACAGCTTTCTTTGGTAACTCAGTTGATTCTGAAATGACTATACAAATAGCAGTGTACTTAAATTAATCCTTAAATgacatctaagctaatttacagatggctctgagcccaatagagattgccctgaaaaatgcgcgcggacgaaatggcacgaagggtttggggggcctccgtccccctagaacatttagatgcaggtcttagatgctgtctggtgcattctctagactgaattataagatgaaccaccacaatattatattgttcaattttattcttcatttcacttgtttgtttgttcttgtttgtgtttgctcgcttgcatgccctgcatagctttaagaaatacttaagttgttggtcaaaacactttccatctgatgaaggcaaatgccttcccagatggaaaaaagtagaaaacattacattcagttataactgccaaaacaaacattatttacactattatggcccctgttaaaaatgtttgtaatgttaactactgtaagttggtcgaacgaatgcctcctcatccggaagctgaccgagcagacccgagcagcagtcgagaggagccgagcgcatctacgaagcacacgtcagagttcccgttagccggcaaatctaaatatcttcggtcaaaataatttccctttagagcaggggtctccaacctttctccacctgagagctactttgaaaaaatgaaagtggccaagagctacttgcatcgcatcgcttacatttattcacatagcactcatcagttgaattaagctacttttgtgtgaaattgcaatacctaaagcttatctaaaatcttaacttcacatcaaggtccaagaaaacgacaatttctcacatattaatatggacaacatagtaagtacttattatggcccacatagtaaatacatcgccttaatcaccaccttgcaagcatcttatggcacgtgtacaataagtgcattcacttagttagttagtgagatgaatggcgctgcatggagtccaccatacaggtgtctgctggacccacttaggttcactctaatggagtcattcatgttcatcagtcggtcttgttctgtatttagatgtcattcatgtcagaaaaagctgcttcacaaaggcaaTTAGAGCCACATAAAGCAGAcaggttcagtgctgcttggtgatgttcTTAGAGTTGTCTGGGCGTACAAGGCtctagaaatgttgtgagttttgctgagacttaagctgaacatgattttggagatgtataacctccatctccatctccacaggattgacactgaacagtgcagccatattttcttcttcttcatgttgacatgaaattataaatcataattaatcaattgtataggtctagcctccctatatctgtgtgtgacatttgtccatcctcaaaaacaaaaaactaatacttctgcagtctagctgcagcttctagcaacggtcttctgttaaaaaaaggacactgaatgtcttgaatgaggcatcacacacatgaagtctgaacacagcagacaacaggagtatttacaacagcattataaaaaaaaaatagtgcatgtgggtgcacacttacattctctgtcttactgttacatgaatcccatgaatgtatgagattaagttagcttcatcatctcaatcagtgattaagtgaataataaagtttctatcaggtcactgtcagcctgtcactcttattagtagttatttttcaggagggggcggggcttggaggaacagagaggagacggtgatcgcggaagctttcctcctgccttcacaaaagtatttatcaactgaaaatagcaagaggagatTCATACTCTGcgatccaagacttgattaaatccaccaaaaacctgacatgacgataacgagtgtttttcaaaaaacacaaatccctccctgtgtgtctctgagccgcagcgacacggcctgattcagagcgggtcattctgccgttggttctgactggtgctgctggagaaagcagactgctccgtctgttccttgatctctgcgtcacggaccaattttatattcgtgtgacagaaacaattctaaaataaaaacactttattgtgtggccgaaaaatcaagaagcagcgttactacgctataatcgataatcgagcggcgagctactgaaaagctgcccgcgagctaccggtagctcgcgatcgacgtgttggagacccctgctttagagcaataccgcttcagttgcgccacttatgtgacagacaagaagaggatgtgacagacaagaatagtccattctaatgtctaacacttaatgtggagaaagagatgtcctgtatgggttgattgtgcgttgatctgttggtaatgcctcagggttccggtgggcatgtaaacaaatgcataatgctgcgctatactttgtggcctcacccagttgcatagcgacacttattgtgtagttgtcttttaataagcaggtagtctatcattagctagaactagctggatctgatcgatatggacataaacgcgagtgaagtctaatctgacgggagagagatcagctgctgctgacgagtcgagactcgacacgcagctctgcatgatcacctgcagcggtgagcggacaaaacacacacttcaggttagaatatcacacgtagctattttaattacctctcaaactaccgtaactagttatagatatgtttagttttactgtcgggtcactcattagtggatccgcgagctgcatgatactggcatgatagattgcccgatcgggcaaccagcaggtgaggctggttggcccgggccatcgggcagtccttaatgtcgagccctgtaaTTGCCCAGTTGCATGTGCTGCACTATGTAGTAGGGCGTTGCGATTTCCCCCCCCctgtgtttcccctaggatggagtcatagcagtggcgtagccaggaattgttgtgtgggtgggcctggagaaatgtaggtgggccagggggagacatattaagcgtggggtctgagctgaaacttcattaatgattttaatgatttttgaatgcactaatagaacataagcataaattagcagtgaaaacaaaaacataggcacggcggcctcagaatgtgtaaaactgacatccacatagggatgggtatcgttaaggctttaacggtactactacttttatcgatagcgcttatgctccaggttcagtaccaactagggatgccagcgattattcgattattcgaatattcgctacagtctccataatcgaatattattttaaaaaatcgattttatttatatatatatttatttttttgatgtcgtttttttttttctggcttagtttcaaccaaaatatataaatatatatatgctaataatagtaatagtattaataattgtaaatggtcattggtcacaccaccagtttgttttactgtaaacttggaggaagcctgcgtgcagagcagactgctgctgcagcacgctacacaccgacccccccccccactctccctcacacgtggtgcgactaaagatgaacaaagcggcaggtaaaaagagttcctcctcgtggaactacttcgaacttacaagtccaaaggaagttaaatgcaagctctgcgaaaagacgttggtctatcacaataatcgattattattcgccagggctgccgaataatcgattttgatcatggtcagtttctggcaaccctagtaccaaccacatcataaagtacgcggacgatacgacagtggtgggactcatcagggacaacaaggaacaggcctacagggaggaggtgaaacatctgacagactggtggaacaccaacaacctgatcctgaatgtcgataaaacaaaagagatcattgtcgACTTCAGAACAAAAAGTACtgtcacccaccactccacatcaacggcacagcagtgaagaccacagccagcaccaagttcctggggctgcatatcacaagcagtctgacctggtccactcacacgacatcactatttaagatggcacagcagcgcctacacttcctgcacagctcccccctcccatcctcaccacgttctacagaggaaccatagagagcgtgcggaccagcggcatctccatctggtcgagagactgcaacaCAAAGAccggaagtctctgcagagagtggtcaggacagcagagaagatcatctgagtttctctccctcccatcagagacaccgctcagaaacgctgcctgacaaaagcccagaacattttaaagaccccactcGTCCTCACtatgctctgttctccctgctgccctccggcaagaggCTCCGCAACATTAAGAGCAGAAcagccagattctgcaatagcttttcccccaagccatcagactgctgaacagcaagtagaccagtaacataaagattacattacgctgtgcaaagagcacatatttgttatatagtatgtctattttatttatatgtataagtctttatattttaaacgcacactttatctttaattgtatCAGCACCAcatcactattatttatttatatgtacaattttagcaagtttttatattgtcctgttcctgtaagccagtacaacgacATGTCGTTgtaatagtacactctgtgtcttgttgaaatgacaataaagtatgtctatgtctatgtcttatcgatccggtcctttaacattacttttatcggttcttttggaggaaaaaataaggtaaactaactaaacaaattgtgaacaaaactaacattgctttttatttaaattaaatacataatatttcacatcaaaagaaacaacaatgttttaacaaattgtattaaataatgtgatgacagaactgtaaacagaatagctgaaactttaacaaactaaataactcagttacctctaatcataacccatgtttgtatcatggagttaactcggtgtgttgctgctagcatacagaacacctgacgtggaaacattactcgtggaggggctacagagctgctagaaagacggtggaacccggtgcattcctccgtctggatgtggaacacttttgctaaatgtttagacaaattgctcgtgttaccgccctgacatgataaactcttattccactttttgtaacgagcattgtccacatagacacggctatagtttaaccacacctcggagcgcgttctctccgtcatctcctccgtgtgtgtgtgtgtgttgctgcatgtagcagctgcgtgtgtgttacTGCGTGTAgcggctgcgtgtgtgtaaactgccccgccccctcgcacacagacggggagagatctcttaaacggagttggcgacacttaaactgcaatgtaatgtttgtgtagcaataatacatacaacatatatcgggggcacaggttgcttatccttgacagtcggacagtgggcacacactgagtgttttcatattcagcaaatgtgtacacgctaaactgcagacctcaagaagaaataatactttcattcactcacggcaaaagttactttacttactataaaaactcacggtaaaaaaatgcactccctattccattgtcatgaaggtggaatctaactatatccagaataagttttattggatccaggctagaaacatgtttatttctgctataaagttgggcattttaacatgggggtctatgggaattgctcctttttgcatccatcccctgtcggccactagatgaactgcagtttgtggcacttccttctgggcttcccggctctgcgctatgaagcgctgattggctgtgggtgggccagacgtgcatgtgggtgggcccaggccaTAATGTGAGCGCGGAGCCCTTGGAATTTTTCAGTGCGTGCGAATTGCGCCCCGCCAATTTGTTTCCGTGTGAatgccagcacaagaaaggctcttgaggcctagtaccagggccggttctagccaatttgctgccctaggcgagattttataaagaataaatgaaaaatctctacaaaagacaaatacactacaaaaacagaaacttattgacataggtaatatacgtcaaaatggcttcaaatgtattcagtattgtatgaacatgttgtaattggggggtggatgtcacagcccccccccacacacacacacaaggggggggggcttttaTAGTGTTAAAAGGGtcgtgcaggaatgagtcttaGAACTGGATTTAATATTTTAGCACTCACGCTTACTTCGTCTAAAAGTCAACAgtttttttaaacatgttttggGTTTTATGGCTAAAATAAGATCTGCTGTTAACACATGCTGAAGATATGGTCACGTTTTCTTGTATGACAGAAAcaatacgtcagtaaataccccactggtcaATAACTGAAGCTTCTATATGTCATAAAAACAACGTTGACTAAATGAGATGACAGTGGCAACGTGaagtagggatgggaacgattaatcgaatattcgaaatgattcaggtattcgaataattattcatgtattcgaatatgagttatgaatatttttataaactttttttttttttggggagttgattatcaaattgaataattcaatgtgtatatatatatatatatatatacgacagtgccatagctaaatgtgttaggtgacgtctaaaggtgtgttttgctccgctcaccggtccctcacagcggggcagagctgcaggtgctgatctctctctctcgtgtccggttatacttcactcgcttttatgtccaaatccatcagatctagctagttctagccaatgatatggctgctgcccctccctacacgcagatcacgcagactcaaacctcatcttaggcacaaatgtggcgcaaatgcgctccgca
The sequence above is drawn from the Pseudochaenichthys georgianus chromosome 22, fPseGeo1.2, whole genome shotgun sequence genome and encodes:
- the sertad4 gene encoding SERTA domain-containing protein 4, which gives rise to MTLVLSMNPFLDPEGDTPPSTFPPIWESKRCTKTCLSDPAPPCSSEEPCAQAPLCRRAPDHVSVSRIAYFKRKFVDDEDEPPFSFRTYCQTVAPVLEERAHVLRLSLEKMRFIDDPEAFLRRSVLVNNLLRRLRTEILLQSADWCFPPNAAFSPSPPAPSANPSHQALHGAVPTRICSAPQAGPPFRKRFRVVRAGQGDLRPDSAQTCCCIYAAAAAAGHYLHLPFSMYDAALSTCPSAPHSSFFQLAGHSKLGLTVAIEEHDDEDEEEEEEEEDEEEGEEEEDDRREAGPSLDVVKDKSSQKSRTRTLLGHAHTRTEEDRCMTDREEEEEEDEEEEEEEEEGQVVLQKVSPWHRRAHRH